A region from the Vibrio navarrensis genome encodes:
- the galU gene encoding UTP--glucose-1-phosphate uridylyltransferase GalU: MIKKCLFPAAGYGTRFLPATKSMPKEMMPVVNKPLIEYGVDEAIQAGMTGMCIVTGRGKHSIMDHFDKNYELEHQISGTNKEVLLDDVRALIDAANFTYIRQREMKGLGHAILTGRELVGDQPFAVVLADDLCVNQEQGVLAQMVALFKQFRCSIVAVQEVPENETHKYGVIAGEMIKDDLFRVDNMVEKPEPGTAPSNLAIIGRYILTPDIFDLIEQTEPGKGGEVQITDALLKQAQSGCVLAYKFKGRRFDCGSVEGYIEATNYCYQNLYLKDEKKSELGKQSTKRQR; the protein is encoded by the coding sequence ATGATTAAGAAATGCCTCTTTCCTGCCGCTGGTTATGGCACACGCTTTTTGCCAGCGACTAAATCCATGCCAAAAGAGATGATGCCAGTGGTAAATAAGCCACTGATTGAATATGGTGTTGATGAAGCCATTCAGGCGGGCATGACTGGGATGTGTATCGTCACTGGTCGTGGTAAGCACTCGATCATGGATCACTTCGATAAAAACTACGAGCTAGAGCATCAGATCAGCGGCACCAATAAAGAGGTTTTGCTTGATGACGTGCGCGCGCTGATCGACGCGGCCAACTTCACCTATATCCGCCAGCGAGAAATGAAAGGCTTAGGCCATGCGATTCTCACCGGGCGTGAGCTTGTCGGTGACCAACCTTTTGCCGTCGTGCTGGCTGATGACTTGTGTGTCAACCAAGAACAAGGCGTGCTGGCACAAATGGTCGCACTATTTAAGCAGTTCCGCTGTTCTATCGTCGCCGTGCAAGAAGTTCCAGAGAACGAAACACACAAATACGGCGTGATCGCTGGCGAAATGATTAAAGATGATCTATTTCGTGTGGACAACATGGTTGAAAAACCAGAACCCGGAACCGCGCCAAGTAATTTGGCGATCATTGGCCGCTATATTCTCACTCCCGACATTTTCGATTTGATCGAACAGACAGAGCCCGGCAAAGGCGGCGAAGTCCAGATCACCGACGCACTCTTAAAGCAAGCCCAGTCAGGCTGCGTACTGGCATACAAGTTCAAAGGACGCCGTTTTGATTGCGGCAGTGTCGAAGGCTACATTGAGGCCACCAACTACTGCTACCAGAACCTTTACTTGAAAGATGAGAAGAAATCGGAACTCGGCAAACAGTCGACCAAACGCCAGCGCTAA